CACAAGAGCCATATGGGGTGCAAAGTTATCTCGTTCGCCACTGTATGACATTTCCGTCTCCTGGATCAAAATTGAAAACACCTGCTGTACTGATTGTAACCTTACGGACGGATTATCAGCCAGTCTCATTCATCTGATTACACACTTATGGGGTTTACATTGCCCTATTTCAAGCATAACAACCTTTTGTTGTTACGCTAACACCGAAAGGGCGTTTTAGCACCCTTCCAGGGCTATTGGTGCGATAAAAAAAACCCGTTGCCGGAAGGCAACGGGTTTTTGTTCAAACTTTAAACCTTCGGGGCGAAATTACGCCTGCTGGTTCATCAGTTCGTTGAAAGAGGTCGCTTTTTCGGTCACTTTCGCTTTCGCCAGTACCGCTTCAACCGCCTGCTCTTCCAGGGCAACGTTACGCATGTTGTCCATCAGCTCTTTGTTCTTACCGTAGAACTCGATAACTTCTGATGGATCTTCGTATGCGGAAGCCATCTCTTCGATCAGGCCTTTCACACGCTCTTCGTCAGCTTTCAGCTCGTGGGTACGAATCACTTCGCCCAGCAGCAGGCCAACTACAACGCGGCGTTTTGCTTGCTCTTCGAACAGCTCGCGTGGCAGTTCCATCGCTTGCTGCTGGTTGCCACCGAAACGCTGAGCAGCCTGACGGCGCAGTACGTCGATTTCGCTGTCGATCAGGGCTGCTGGAACGTCGATTTCGTTCGCTTTCACCAGACCTTCGATCGCCTGAGATTTCACACGGTTACGCACAGCGCCGTTCAGCTCGCGTTCCATGTTTTTACGTACTTCAGTACGCAGACCTGCAACAGATCCATCTTCCACGCCGAAACGCTTGATGAACTCTTCAGTCAGTTCTGGCAGCTCGCGCTCTTCAACTTTCTTCAGGTTGATGACGAACTTCGCCGCTTTACCTTTCAGGTTTTCAGCGTGGTACTCTTCCGGGAAGGTCACGTCGATGGTGAAGTCTTCGCCCGCTTTGTGGCCTTTAATACCGTCTTCGAAGCCTGGGATCATACGACCTTGGCCCATAGCCAGTACGAAGTCAGTCGCTTTGCCGCCTTCGAACTCTTCGCCGTCTACAGAACCGGTGAAGTCGATGGTGACACGGTCTTCAGCGTCAACAGCGCCTTCTTTTTCTTTCCAGTTAGCCTGCTGCTTACGCAGGGTATCCAGCATGCCGTCGACATCTTCGTCAGTCACGGAAACAATCGGTTTTTCAACTTCGATAGATTCCAGACCTTTCAGTTCAACTTCCGGATACACTTCGAACTCTACAGAGTAGGTGAAGTCTTCGCCCAGTTTGTATTCGCCTGGCACGTAGTTCGGCGCACCGGCCGGATTGATTTTTTCTTTGATGATCGCATCGATAAAGTTGCGGCTCATCAGTTCACCCAGCACATCCTGACGCACGGAAGCGCCATAACGCTGAGCAACAACATTCATTGGTACTTTGCCCTTACGGAAGCCGTCAATACGTACTTTTTTTGCTACGTTGACCAGCTCGCTTTTCACAGCAGTTTCGATGCTGTCAGCAGCGATAGTAATCGTTACACGGCGGCCAAGGCCTTGAGTGGTTTCAACTGAAACTTGCATCTTGTTACCTCAAAAAAATCACAGTGCTCGGTCAACTCTGAATCTGTCTGTTTTACCGGGATGCTCTCTTAGTGCAGATTCACATTCCCTGTCGCCAGAATCATCCCGAAGACATTCAATAAGACGCGGCATTATAGCGGCATCACTTAGGTGAGTCGAGAACGGTTGGGGCATGTTGCTGCGGCTTTTTTCACACTTTAAGGCTATTTTTAGCCTTAAAATCGCACCATCCGCTCAAAACTCAGACAAAACAAAACGGCCCGAAGGCCGTTTTGAGGAAATCTGTAAGCAACATACTGGAAAAACTCCAGCGGTTGCAAATCCGATTTATCAGGCGATGGTGCCTGCACCGCGACAAGGCGGGGATGCAAATACCGTATCCTGCAAGCCTTCCCACTCCTTAATGGTGTAGGTATGCAACGCCAGGGCATGTACGGTTGTGGAGAGTTCATCCGTCAAGGTGCTGTAGATCATGCGATGTCGGTTCAGGAAACGTTCTCCCGTGAAGCGATCGCTAACCAGAACCACTTTGAAGTGGCTTTCAGAACCTGCCGGCACGTTATGACGATAGCTTTCGTCGACGACTTCGAGGAACACAGGGTTGAACGCTGCCCTTAATTTATCTTCTATCTGCTCACGTATCATCATGAAATTACTCCTCCGACAACGCCAGGATGTCACCCATCCCTTTAAATGTTAGCCGCTTTTACCGGTTCCATTACAACAAGACAACAAATATTTAGCTTTCGTCTTATTTTCTCATTCAAACGAATGAAGTTCACTGTGAGACTCATACGTTTTGTCATTCTAAGGTTGAGAAAACGGGTGAGCTGGTCAGTTTTCAGACAAGGCGATGAATTTACATGCGTTGACCACTTCCCCTGGCCGTTAGCGATGTTATGATGGCGGCAATTTTTCTCTCTATATGCTTACGATTCGTTGAGAACCCGAAAATGTTAAAAAAACTCTTCTTTCCGTTGGTAGCCCTTTTTATGCTGGCCGGCTGCGCTACCCCACCAACCACCATTGATGTCTCACCAAAAATCACACTGCCTCAGCAGGATCCAAGCCTGATGGGCGTGACCGTGAGCATTAACGGTGCCGATCAGCGTCAGGATCAGGCCCTGGCGAAAGTGACCCGCGACAACCAACTGGTGACGTTGACCGCTTCCCGTGACCTGCGCTTCCTGCTGCAGGAAGTGCTCGAGAAACAGATGACCTCCCGTGGTTACATGATTGGCCCAAGCGGCGCGGTTGATCTGCAGATCATCGTTAACAACCTGTACGCTGACGTTTCCCAGGGTAACGTTCGCTACAACATCGCTACCAAAGCGGACATTGCCATCATCGCAACCGCGAAGAACGGCAATAAGATGACCAAAAACTATCGCGCCAGCTACTCCGTAGAAGGGGCTTTCCAGGCATCTAACCAGAACATCGCTAACGCCGTAAACAGCGTGCTGACCGATACCATCGCCGATATGGCGCAGGACACGAGCATTCACGACTTTATCAAGCAAAACGCGCGTTAATCCTGCTGACTGACCCGGTTGTGTGCCGGGTCAGTTTTTAAGAACATGTCCAGACATTACTTACGCATTTTCCAGCAACCCAAATCAGCCATTTTGCTGATCCTTGGCTTTGCCTCCGGTTTACCCCTCGCGCTCACGTCCGGCACACTGCAGGCCTGGATGACGGTTGAGAATATCGATCTCAAAACCATTGGCTTCTTCTCGCTCGTCGGCCAGGCGTATGTCTTTAAGTTCCTCTGGTCGCCGGTGATGGATCGCTATACCCCACCTTTCCTGGGCCGTCGTCGCGGCTGGCTGGTGATGACGCAGGTCCTGCTGCTGCTGGCCATTGCAGGAATGGGCTTTCTGGAGCCGTCAACACAGCTTCGCTGGATGGCCGCCCTTGCGGTGGTGATTGCCTTCTGTTCCGCTTCACAGGATATCGTGTTTGATGCCTGGAAAACGGACGTGTTGCCCGCGGAAGAGCGTGGAGCCGGTGCGGCCATCAGCGTGCTGGGTTATCGTCTGGGCATGCTGGTATCCGGCGGTCTGGCGTTATGGCTGGCGGACCGCTATCTGGGCTGGCAGGGCATGTACTGGCTGATGGCCGCCCTGCTGATCCCGTGCATTATTGCCACCCTGCTCGCCCCCGAGCCGAGCGACGTAATCCCGGTTCCCCGTTCGCTGGAGCAGGCCGTTGCCGAACCGTTGCGTGATTTCTTTGGCCGTAACAATGCCTGGCTGATCCTGCTGCTTATCGTCCTTTATAAGCTGGGTGATGCCTTCGCGATGAGTCTGACCACCACGTTTCTGATCCGCGGTGTCGGGTTTGATGCCGGTGAAGTGGGAGTGGTGAATAAAACCCTCGGACTGTTTGCCACCATCGTCGGCGCACTGTACGGCGGCGTGTTGATGCAGCGCCTGACGCTGTTCCGCGCATTGCTAATCTTCGGCATTCTTCAGGGCGCGTCTAACGCAGGTTACTGGCTGTTGTCGATCACCGATAAACACATGGTCAGCATGGCGGCGGCGGTGTTCTTTGAAAACCTCTGTGGCGGAATGGGTACTGCGGCGTTTGTCGCCCTGCTGATGACGCTCTGCAACAAATCGTTTTCGGCAACGCAGTTCGCTCTGCTGTCGGCGCTTTCTGCCGTGGGTCGGGTGTATGTTGGGCCGATTGCGGGCTGGTTTGTTGAGGCGCACGGTTGGCCGACGTTTTATCTCTTCTCCGTGGTGGCGGCCGTACCCGGCATTTTATTGTTGCTGGTCTGCCGCCAGACGCTGGAATATACCCAGAGGACAGAACACTTTATGCCGCGAACGGAATATCAGCGCGCCTACCGTTTTGCGCTACGCCTGTTAATGGTGGGATGTCTGGCGCTGGGGTTATGGCTCGTAGTGCTCATTATCAATGCCAGTACCGGCCTGACTCTTCCTCTCGAAGCCCTTCTCCTGGATGTTGGCGCCCTGCTGGCGGTCGCCGGGATCCTCCTCGGCGGGCTGCTCGATTTTCTGGCGTTGCGTAAAACGCAGATGTCCTGAAGATAAAAACGAAAGGTTATTTCCCGTTGTAATCACTAACCGAAATTATAACGGTGAAATAACCGACAGACGCTAAAAAAAATATTTGTTGTTTTGTGCGGGATAGGATTTGGAAATTATTGGAGCCGTTTCCATCTGGCTATTTTTCATTAAACGATTCAGCATGAGAAAGATTGAATTTTCGTTTTTTAGTTGTCTTTTTATTGATAATTAATTGTTAATTTTTTGTTTATTTTTAACAATGGTTATACCAATTGCCCCTTTTAGGGTATGCTTGGGGGTCCTTTCGTTATAAAGCCCATACCATGCGGCTTCGGTCATAAAAACCGACATAATTTGCAACACTTGTGACACGTGCGGCAGAACCCGGTAACACCTTCCTGACACAGGCCTAATGATGTTTACAGTAATGTAACCTTCCCGTAAAATGCCCCCACACTTTAAACGCCACCAGACTCCCGTGGAATTGAGGTCGTTAAATGAGACTCAGGAAATACAATAAAAGTTTGGGATGGTTGTCATTATTTGCAGGCACTGTATTACTCAGTGGCTGTGATTCTGCACTACTAGACCCCAAAGGACAGATTGGACTGGAACAACGTTCACTGATACTGACGGCATTTGGCCTGATGTTGATTGTGGTTATTCCAGCCATTTTGATGGCTGTTGGTTTCGCCTGGAAGTATCGTGCGAGCAATAAAGATGCGAAGTATAGCCCTAACTGGTCACACTCCAATAAAGTGGAAGCTGTGGTCTGGACGGTTCCTATTCTGATCATCCTGTTCCTCGCTGTACTGACCTGGAAAACCACTCACGCACTTGAGCCAAGCAAACCGCTGGTTCACGATGAAAAACCCATTACCATCGAAGTGGTCTCCATGGACTGGAAATGGTTCTTCATCTATCCAGAGCAGGGCATTGCTACCGTGAATGAAATCGCCTTCCCGGCGAACACTCCGGTTCAGTTCAAAGTGACCTCCAACTCCGTAATGAACTCCTTCTTCATCCCACGTCTGGGTAGC
This region of Enterobacter cloacae complex sp. R_G8 genomic DNA includes:
- the tig gene encoding trigger factor; amino-acid sequence: MQVSVETTQGLGRRVTITIAADSIETAVKSELVNVAKKVRIDGFRKGKVPMNVVAQRYGASVRQDVLGELMSRNFIDAIIKEKINPAGAPNYVPGEYKLGEDFTYSVEFEVYPEVELKGLESIEVEKPIVSVTDEDVDGMLDTLRKQQANWKEKEGAVDAEDRVTIDFTGSVDGEEFEGGKATDFVLAMGQGRMIPGFEDGIKGHKAGEDFTIDVTFPEEYHAENLKGKAAKFVINLKKVEERELPELTEEFIKRFGVEDGSVAGLRTEVRKNMERELNGAVRNRVKSQAIEGLVKANEIDVPAALIDSEIDVLRRQAAQRFGGNQQQAMELPRELFEEQAKRRVVVGLLLGEVIRTHELKADEERVKGLIEEMASAYEDPSEVIEFYGKNKELMDNMRNVALEEQAVEAVLAKAKVTEKATSFNELMNQQA
- the bolA gene encoding transcriptional regulator BolA, producing the protein MMIREQIEDKLRAAFNPVFLEVVDESYRHNVPAGSESHFKVVLVSDRFTGERFLNRHRMIYSTLTDELSTTVHALALHTYTIKEWEGLQDTVFASPPCRGAGTIA
- a CDS encoding lipoprotein, which produces MLKKLFFPLVALFMLAGCATPPTTIDVSPKITLPQQDPSLMGVTVSINGADQRQDQALAKVTRDNQLVTLTASRDLRFLLQEVLEKQMTSRGYMIGPSGAVDLQIIVNNLYADVSQGNVRYNIATKADIAIIATAKNGNKMTKNYRASYSVEGAFQASNQNIANAVNSVLTDTIADMAQDTSIHDFIKQNAR
- the ampG gene encoding muropeptide MFS transporter AmpG; protein product: MSRHYLRIFQQPKSAILLILGFASGLPLALTSGTLQAWMTVENIDLKTIGFFSLVGQAYVFKFLWSPVMDRYTPPFLGRRRGWLVMTQVLLLLAIAGMGFLEPSTQLRWMAALAVVIAFCSASQDIVFDAWKTDVLPAEERGAGAAISVLGYRLGMLVSGGLALWLADRYLGWQGMYWLMAALLIPCIIATLLAPEPSDVIPVPRSLEQAVAEPLRDFFGRNNAWLILLLIVLYKLGDAFAMSLTTTFLIRGVGFDAGEVGVVNKTLGLFATIVGALYGGVLMQRLTLFRALLIFGILQGASNAGYWLLSITDKHMVSMAAAVFFENLCGGMGTAAFVALLMTLCNKSFSATQFALLSALSAVGRVYVGPIAGWFVEAHGWPTFYLFSVVAAVPGILLLLVCRQTLEYTQRTEHFMPRTEYQRAYRFALRLLMVGCLALGLWLVVLIINASTGLTLPLEALLLDVGALLAVAGILLGGLLDFLALRKTQMS
- the cyoA gene encoding cytochrome o ubiquinol oxidase subunit II is translated as MRLRKYNKSLGWLSLFAGTVLLSGCDSALLDPKGQIGLEQRSLILTAFGLMLIVVIPAILMAVGFAWKYRASNKDAKYSPNWSHSNKVEAVVWTVPILIILFLAVLTWKTTHALEPSKPLVHDEKPITIEVVSMDWKWFFIYPEQGIATVNEIAFPANTPVQFKVTSNSVMNSFFIPRLGSQIYAMAGMQTNLHLIANEAGTYDGISASYSGPGFSGMKFKAIATPDRAAFDQWVAKAKQSPNTMSDMAAFEKVAAPSEYNKVEYFSNVKPDLFKDVIGKFMDHGKSMDMTQPEGEHSVHEGMEGMDMSHAETAH